The Penaeus vannamei isolate JL-2024 chromosome 15, ASM4276789v1, whole genome shotgun sequence genomic interval tatcattattgacattcattatctttatccttgatGTCATTtcagtgtaattatcattattgacattatcatcattatgttgtatgttatctttattactatcttaACTAAAattagcaccatcaccatcatttcctttacattaccattgttatcgttCTTCTTGTTTGcgtaaaacaaacaagaaatcaaaCTCTTGATTCCTTGTTTGTTTCCTAAAACCAATTCCCTTCTTTGGAAACATTTCTGGccacggataaaaaaaaaaatcaattaattatCGGACTTTTTTTCGGTCTGACTCGAGGAGGTGGTTGTATCTTTAGTTttcattcatttccctttttatcgttcacttatttgttcttttattcatttttgagcataatcatttcatttttttcatatgtgcTGCggtttttaaatgtcttttgagCTGAAACCGAGATGCTCATAATAATTAACTACAATCGATTTAGTGGTTTGTTAGTATAAGCTTTCATCTGTAACATAAATTTATTGTTTAGGATAATACACCATAAACGTAAGGTTACTGTGGATATACTTGAACATGTCGCTGTCTGTGTACTAGATGGATGTTTTCATTAACGAAACACTTCAAATGGTTTATGAACATCTTTGAATCTATTCGTCTCTCAATGGAGCTTCAGTATaggttgtttatatatagataatggtCCGTGGTGATTTTTCATACCACGTGCGTTGTTTACCTCAATTTGCAATGTGTTTTGCAACTGGCTTGTTTTACTTGTTTGGAAATCTGTTTTGCGTTGAGTACAAGGGAGATAATTTCGTTGTTATGGAGATTATGGGCCTTCGTCTTTAATTAAAGCCATTCACGATTCAGTGTATAGAAAACGTTTGAattatgcatatgcttatatatatatatatatatatatatatatatatatatatatatatatatatatatatatatatgtgtgtgtgtgtgtgtgtgtgtgtgtgtgtgtgtgtgtgtgtgtgtgtgtgtgtgtgtgtgtgtatgtgtatatacatatttatatatatatatatatatatatatatatatatatatatatatatatatgtgtgtgtgtgtgtgtgtgtgtgtgtgtgtgtgtgtgtgtgtgtgtgtgtgtgtgtatgtgtgtgtgtgtgtgtgtgtgtatatacatacacacacacacacacatatatatatatatatatatatgtatacatatacatatatatctatacatatatatatatatatatatatatatatatatatatatatatatatatatatatatatatgtatagatatatatgtatacatatacatacatacatatatctataaatatatatatatatatatatatatatatatacatatatatatatgtctgtatgcatatattcgaatatatatatatatatatatatatatatatatatatatatatatatatacacatatatgtatacatatatatacaggtgaatatataaataaatatatattcacatagatacacacacatatacatgtgtatatgtatatatatatatatatatatatatatatatatatatatatatatatatatatatatatatatatatatatgtgcatgtgtgtgtttgttgagctCAGTGGaaatatgtattatattgtaTGCCTTATAAGCAATGGTATTTGCTATATCGACAGGTCAACCGAATCCTCCAGAAAATTCAAATTATGCATGAGATAGACCTCATTCCCAGAGTTACGATCGTTCAAGCTGTTACCCAACATTTGTCAGGTCACATTTGGTATATTTTGGACTGAACTGAACACTCAGCCCAGTTCCAACCGCAGCAGTGACAAGTCAGCAGACAATGGCATGTTCAATTGTGCTCTTCgtagttattatagttatttttatgtgCTTCTTGATTGCCGGATTAACTGTCATGGCTTCTCGATTGTGTAAAAAGGTGAGTACTACTGCGTCACTGAATATTGTAATTAGCAATGTGGTAAATGTACATCTTCTCTTGTTACCAACATTTTTATACTTTTGTTAATgtacttcttttttcatcttacaGCAGCAACGCAAGAAATGTCCTCGTGTGGTGGTAACGTTTCGGCCTCAACCTGGATCCTCCTCAGTCTTTAATTCTCCCTTTCGACCTCCTACCAGTGGACCACCCTACACAGCGACCACTTTACCGCTAAGAACGGCTAAGTACAACGCCCCTCTACGTCTGTGTCCCTCACCAGTCATTCGGTTTGGCAGTTATTCGACCCCAACTGTCTTCGATGAGAAAGTTCCTTCTCATTTGGGGATGATTAAGTACGATCAGAAGGTTGTCCCGAAATCTGGTGTGTCGTGGGTTTAGGTTATGTGGATTTCTTACAGATTTAATAAAGTTTTCAGATTACTTATACATTTTTCATTCTATGAAGAAATAGGTCCGCTGTCACTCCACAAAGTTTGCCAGATAAAAACTAAGGATACTTAATTGTTGTTGGTGAAACTTTTAAAAACTCCTAGTGAACATAAGCTGAATAATAGGATTAATTTCTATGAGCTAATACAGCTACGTCAACAGTGGATGGGGGAGCTTATGTAACTTGACGTGTGTGAAAGGATAAATGGTATAGCTATAAGGGAGCAAGGACAGCGACCTCCCGCCCCTATTGAATATTATAATTTGGTGTGGGATGTATTTTATCAATAGCTTAAATCATTGCTTTGTCCTAAAACAAGAGCGGATTTTTAGATTATGTTTAGAGTTCTAACTCATTACTTTCAAATGCACTTGCTACTTCCAGTGTGCAAAACTTATCACATCCTGATTCCAGGATATGATTCCACGTCAGAGACATTATCGAAAGATATCATCATCGATTTTCAGAGAGCTTCCACATTCTGTTTATTTGTTAGATTTAAATGCTCTACTTCGTGTTTGCTAGTTGTGCTTTGTCTCTAAAACCTTTTCCGACTCACAGGAAGCTCTCCTGATAGACTAGCGTGGCGGTGTTGCAGTTGGGTCTAATGCCTAAGTTAATGCTGTACATTTGAAGATTAGATTTTTCTGCGGGAAATGTCATTGTGTTATAGCTGGAAATTGAAAATTGAAAGTGCAATTCCTCTTTGTATTCATAATCCAAGCTCATCTGTGGAAACGTGCAATCTGAGTTGTGTATATGCAAAGTAACGATCTAATAAACAATATACCATATGAGACTTCTGAAGGTTTTCATTAATCATTTACAAATTCAGCATTCTTGATCCTTTTGATTTTAATGTATGATGTCACCgatacataagtgtatgtgtattaatgCAGGTAGGCTATGTAGTTACATCTATGGTTTTGAGCAGTGAGGTTGCTCGTGCTATGATTTTCAGactattctttttgttttcacaTTTCATTAAAATGTAGGAAGCACTCGTCATTCCACAATAAAACAACATAGAAAATATACATCGAATAAAAGGTGGAAAGATGATTAGTCCTTGCATTTCACCTAGAGTAATAACGTTCACGAACAGAAAATAGTGCTCACACAGTGAAATTATATACATGGCGACAGTGCATTTGGCTTGGCGAGCTTCAACTTGCTCTCACTTTATCTcaggtgttttcttttcttcgggCTGAATAATTTCCGGTCTTATTTACCGCCATTTTCGGTATGTTAAGGTTAAAATAGAATCAGTTTTAATTCATTTCCTAGGGCTAggtcaaaagtaaaaaaaaaaaaaaaaaatcgagtgtgaaaataaaattttataatgtGAGAGGTTTTCTATAAGCCCTACGTGGAACTGAATTATCATTCAGCTCTATGAATGCTCGATTTTCGTAAAATAAGACATAAACATTTATTATGTTAGCACGTATACAAGCATTTTTAAGTGAGTGTTAGCATGAGCGAATgtggttgcatgtatgtatgttgtaagCATTATTCACATTCTTCAGTACTATCAGTCATTTTAAATACTTGCAAAAGCCTGAATTATCTAAAAGATTTGGAACACTGTACTCAATCAATATGCAGTTCATTTCCACTCCCCATCAAACTTCTGTAACACTCATACTACTTGCAGGGCTGTAACTCTACGGAAaatcgtctgctaaacggaagcaaaagacgaccgacggatggtgacaTCACTACGGATTTTTTTCCCGTTATCAGTAATTTTGTTCATTTCTATGACTGCAGCTAGTTTGttgcaaataaaaagtaaagcaaCATTGAAACAATTCTCCATCTTCAaatgaaattaatataaaaatattgttCATGATTTGTTTCAGACCGAACATCACGGTGGACATTTCAGCCGATGACATGTCAGCTGGGCATCAGAggagagccacagtcccatagagtgactttaaacctttagCCGTGTAACATACTCACAGTGAATTAAAGTacatttaaattattttttgcaacattagtacaatctctctctctctctctctctctctccattagtgAAAAGGAGgatgctgaaaaaaaaatcaaacaaataatggCCCAAGCGAAGAGATTTTCCATTCAGAGCACCTACGGCCACTTAATAAATATAATTCCTATGACTAAAGAAACTGCTTCAGACCCCTTTGATAGTGATCATAGAGGACTATATCGataatattgagaaaaaaaaataatggcaacgAGGATCATCAGTGAGGATCATCGcgaacaagaaagtaacgcagggaatcctataatcatcagatTTTGACCCTACACGTTTGCAATAGGACTTCGAGTACGACTAGCTGTGAGACAGTGAGGGCTCGGACAGCTCTTTCAGGCTCcttaagaaaaggaaatggtAGATGAAATTTCCATTAGAATAATTGTTGCATTACATTATTACCTTTTATCTTATTAAAGAAAGAGtaaactgtaatctaatattcatccgtttatgatagtgtatggttcactattgttattcatatccattttctttctcatctaatgtttagaaaacggcgtAAATGCTGCTATGGAAGAGCAGCTAGCCTCGCATACTAATGCAATCAagaaaatatacatgaaataagaaatgaaagcgaTGAAGTATGCTGTTTACTTAGTGgtaatttttatattatgtaaAAAGTACACTGTCATATTTCCGTACCTTACACAATCTGTCATTTAAGCTTAAAACAGATGGTTAGAATTAAAGGATATTTTGCAAGTTGATTGATATCTTTCGTTGTCGTATTTTCAGCTATACAAGTGTAACTGTCagaaatcttaagaaaaaaaCTTTCTAATTGTAGAATAGAAAGAATTTCTAATGTAGAAATATATTTCTGTGATCAGTGATTCGAAGTAATGTGCACAGGATTCGAGACGGTCTATTCGCACAATATTCTGTCGGGCATTTCATACCGCTTTCAAGTTATTTTTGATAAGTAGGAAGTTAGGAAGTGAATATCAATGCATTTACAAAGACTTACGTCACAAATCAATGGTGGTTTCCTGTACTGCAGACGAAATTTCGGTTAATTGGAGGCCCTACTATGGCGGGGTTTTCCGGGATCCGTTTTCAAGTGCGTGAAGTTGCAAGGAGAACTGTTAAAGATATCTATGCGCAGACGGATGTGTATTTCTACTGAACATTAAATGATTACTTTAAACAACTTTCAAGTGATTTTGTAATGCGGTAGTCAAGTTACGATGCGAAGTTCTGCGCAGACGTTTAACGACAGAGTTCACCTGCCTTATGCAGCCCTGTTGTCGTATCCATGCCCTTCTCCAATGGCAGTCAAGAAAAtgcatggaatatatatatatatatatatatatatatatatatatatatatatatatatatatatatatatatatatatatatatatatatatatatatatatatatatatatatatatatatatatatatatatatatatatatatatatatatatatatatatatatatatatatatatatatatatataataacgtaaTAAGAAATATATGCAGAAAATTAAAACTTCAAAGGTATTAATTGTTACTCCACTATACCCAGTCTTTACCACAATACACTAGCTTTACTGAAGTGAACCATTAGATATATTCCAAAGTAAACAatggtaaaatatatattatgatgtacaaaatacacacactaacgattaaaaaaatgttttcaactcgtataaataaaaacattaaaatggCTGGCCAAATTTCTTGAACTACAATTCTGAAGAGTCCCATTCGAACAATAATACATGCTGGCCATTTCATAATTGTGTGTCATTTGATTTATTATACAGAACATTTATGAATTTAGATGCCTCAGTCACAAAATATTTGCCGGATTTCCTTACTACAGACGAATTTGTGTGAAGAACGCCATGGTGGTTTTCACTCCAGGACGTGTTTTCACCTGCGCGAGAATTATAATCAAAATTGTTAAGGCTAGCAATGCGCAGACGGATGTGCATTTCTCCTGTACATTAGAAGATTACGTTACACAATTTTCTAATGATTTTGTAATGCTATAGCCCAAGTGACTGTGCAACGTTCTGCGCAGATGTTCGAAGGCAGAGTTCCCATGTCTTATGCCGCCCTGTTGCATAGGGGCGTCCCTTTTCAATGATAGTTTTGGATGCAGCTTTTTGatgatggataatatatatatatatatatatatatatatatatatatatatatatatatatatatatatatagatagatagatagatagatagatagatagatagatagatagatagatagatagatagatagcaaatcCAATCACGACGATATGACCGATGAGGAATGCTTTCCATGTTGAGAGTGGTAAGTTTCAGTAACCTGTCAACTTTTGAGATAACTTAAATCATACAGTCAACCAGATAGTGGATAGTGGAGCTTCTTATGAAACTTGATGTGCTTTGGACTAAGGTAAGTAACATCAGGCCAGTGGAGTAACAAGAGTAGTGACCTATTAAATACCATTCGGTGTAGGATCATTTTTAAATAGCACAAATCATTGTTTTATCCCAAAAATGGCTGATTTTTAGATTACATAGAGAGTACTAAGTAGTTTGTCCGTGATTTCATTGCTTTGATTTTGTTTGCAGTTTActtttttggttcttttattGGTATCCTCTGAACTATAGATGAACTCGTGGCTAATTAAACACCATATTTAACGGAAATCATTAATTTAGAAAAGCACGGTGGTGGGATTGGGTCTATTGCTGAAGCTAGGGTTGTAACATTGAAAGGATAGATTACTCTACGGGGAATTTCCTCTTGTTTCAATTAGTAATTTGAAAGTTCCCGTTTTGAAAGtgtatttcctctttattttcgcAAGTCAAGCTCTTCTGTGGAAACAGGTGATAAGAGTTGTTTATAAAGTAACTGGCTAAAAGGTGATCTAATATGTGGTATGTTATATGAGATAATCAAAGGTTCTCTATAGCCATTTACATAGTCAGTACCCTTGATCCCTTTATTGTGTGTATGATTGCCATTGTATATCaccatatgaatatgcatgtatgcgtgtaagtATTTACAAGCGTTTATAGGTTGGCTGATTGATTTCCGAAGCCTGTTTTATCGCTATTTTCTGTAAAGATAAAACTGAATCAGTTTTCTTATCAGTTTACTGAAAAAGTGGTAGTTTTCGTAAATACAGAATGATGTATTATGAATAGAAAATACGCCAAAGGCGGTAGAATAATGTCCTGGCGAATCCCAGTCTGCCCTTTCTTTACCACAGTTGTCTCGTCTACAGGCTGACAGATTTCCTTTGGATTCGGGTTAAAACCGAAACTATGATGAAGTACATCTTCCTAGGCCGATTAAAATATTCCATTGTCGTATTTTCAGTTATAGAAAGCCGTGAGTTCAAGGAATCCTGACAAACTTCTTTAATTTAGAAAATAGGTGATGTGGAAAGAATCATTATAATCCCTGTGATCAGTGATTCGAACCAATCTACGCAGAATTCGAAACGGCATATTCGCACAAGATTTTGACATTTCATACTTATATGCTGCTTCtgggttatttttttcataagtAAATAGTGAGGAAATAAACATCATGCGTTTACAGCTTCATACGTTATACATGATTGGCGGTTTCCCGTATGCAGACGAATCTCAGCAGGCCTGCTCTGACGGGCTTCCCTCTGATGCTCGTATTCAACTGCGCAAGAACTACTAAAGTTATCTATGCGCAGAGGGATGTGCATTTCTCCTGAACATAAGATGATTAGTTTTTAAAACGTGAATAATTTTGCAATGCGGTAGTCAAGATACGATGTTGTGTTCTGCGCAGATGTTGGACGGTAGAGTTCACCTGCCTTATGCCGCCCTGTTGTCTTACCCGTGCCCTTTTTCTACTGAGATGAAAGTATTTatggaataagaaatgaaaatcaagtttttttgtttttttttcaaagagaGTATTTGTATTTACTTTCGTAAATACaaagttgtgtgtgttttgtctttctGGTACAGTACTGCCAGATTTCCATAGTTAAGGTTTAAATAGCTTTTTATGATTAAAGGATATTTCCTTAGGTTGATTGATTATATTTTTCAGTTATAAAAGAGTGTAATTTCAAGAAATCATTGCAAACTTCTATATTTTAGAATAGGAAGCCTGGAAAAACATTCTTGTGACCATTGATTCGAACTAACGTACAAAGAATTCGAAACAGCCTATTCGCACAAGATTTTGTCGGATATTTCATGATTATATACTGCTTCAAAGTTATTTGATAAGTAGCTTTACTTGAAAGCAGTAGCCTGTCCTTTCATTTCATAGTGTTATAGAGTAAATGCGGAGAACAGGCAAGCTATATTTCTGTGACTAACGATTCGAACCTAATGTACGGAGGATTCGAAACGGCATATTCGCACAATATTCTGATAGGCATTACTTATAAATGCAGCTGTTTCCAGGTTATTTTGGATAAGTAGGTAATTAGGAAAGGAACGTAAATACGGTACATCCGCCTACGTCACAAATCCTAGGCGATCATCCAAATAGCAGACGATTTTCAATAACCACATCCTTGCTCTGGCGGCTTCCCCCAAATACGCGTTTTCAACTGCGCAAAAGTTGCAAGAAGACCTGTTAAAACTATCTATGCGCAAACGGATGTGCCTTTTTCCTGACATCAGAAAAATATCTTTTACCAATTTTCAAGTGATCTTGCAATACAGTAGCTAAGTTACAATGTGACGTTCTGCGCAGACGTTCGGCAGCAGAGTTTACCAGCCTTATGCCGCCCTGTTGCCTTCCGCTGGTTACAGTTGCTCTGTAATGGGCGTGCGCGCTACTGCTGAACtgtgtgtataattattatattatatatattatatattatataataaagtcCGATAACGACAGCATTTGTATATCATTCGTGGTGACAGTAGTCAGATTTATTTGTGTATAGCTGACACATCTGATAATGTAGATGGTGAATTTTCTTTTGAAGCTTAATTAATATGTATGCGTAAAATGATAGCTAGAATTACTTTGATGGTATGGAACATGTTATCCATGCTTCCTTAATATCTCACTTGATAAGTTTATGACACTTTCAAAGGCAGTAAGAAGTATCATTGTTTTGAAATGAATGTTaagaaaacgacaaagaagaAACCCTTCTAATCTCGGTTGTATTTTTTTAGAAATTGCACTCGAATTTTCTCATCTTCACGAGACAAAGTACGTTCACTCAAAACTatggttgtttattttttcacaaaAATATGTCATTCACCTTACTTTTTCATATGAACATAGACATTCAATTATAGAATTATAAATCTTCACTGAAAATAGAATATATCAAGTGTAAATGCGCTACCAATCTCGAAGATTATAGTTTCAACAACAAATACCACTGTAACAGTCCTGCTTACAGTGGTATTGCTGATTGTGATTTTTTTACGAAGTGATGTCTATTGGAATTCAATTTGCGCTACATGGATTTTTATAGATTAAAGTTGTTTGTACAAGGAACCGTCTAATTTGTGTAAGCATTCACAGATAGACATGATAGAAATGTGAAATGCTCATTTTGTGctaattttaaaaatgaataGTTGAAATCTACGTTGGTGTCTGAACTAAGAATATGAAATAATTTTCCTTCAAAGCAAAATATTCTGTTCACACGACATTGACAatgtaatattattaccattgataactGTTTTGATAAAAGACCACTCTTTTAATCAGTAAGCCGattggaaaggttttaaaatgtaatcttttcctttttctatgtgTAATTGTAAGTATGGCCTttatttctcacacacacacacacacacacacacacacacacacacacacacacacacacacacacacacacacacacacacacacacacacacacacacacacacacacacacacacgaatatgtcgaaggccttttcgcaaGCCATGTTGCCCTGAAGAAGCAATGTAGCGAAATATGCCGAAGGTCTtccgcatattcgtgtgtttttgttcttCACTTCGATGTTCCATCTGCCTGACGAATCGCGAACTGATAATACCAGCCGCagacatgaagagggcattcttGTACATATATGATGACGTGGAAAGGCAAATCACCGTAAGTGTATCCTCAAACCAACTCTAGACTGCGTTCCTATTGTATGGAATCCCCTTTTAGGGAAGGACAAATAGACCGCACGAGGTCAACGAACGGCCAAGTATATGGCGCCATTAGACTAGGAAGGAATACTGAAGAAATTAAAACTCATAacataggaaaaataaaaataaaatgggtgatatatttatgttttttatctgtGTCGCAGGATCTAAGTCATTCAACAGAAGAAGAACGTAAATTTATAAGAAAAGGTTAAGAAAATGTAGCAACtaagatatgatgaataaatgcatacataaatgaaatCCAAATAAGACGATGAATGGAACAACCTTTCAACAAACGAAGTATATAAACAtgctttgtatatatttctatgcgtGTAAAGCGTGTGTACTCTATATAAGGGGGAAGTGCTTCATAGATCTATCCGGAAATAGAAATGAAGCCATTTCCatcttcacttaaaaaaaaaaaaaaaaaaaaaacagtttatttATATTAACATCATTTCCCCTTCCGTTCTATCATTCCTGAATTTACACGGTATCGTCTCCTATTTTTTATATTACTCTGCTTTATCAACAGTATTATGAACAGAAATGTAAATAATGCATGTACTCTCttcctatgattttttttttcacttacgtaatgaagaaatataaatacTTTTGGTTTAATAATAATTTCGAATTGTTGTGTCAATCACCTGATTAATTCCGTTCACGCTAAATACAAAATTAATTTCTACTGAGTATCAAAAGTGTGACTTGATTGTATTAAAAAGTATTATTTGTGGAAGTATGATTAAATTTCTGTTGTGAATGTTCTTAATCACTTTTATTAGTATTGGGTTAACTATAGAGGTCATGCCAAAATAGCCGcattcaatcatcattatcaaataaaCGAATTAATAAATTTACacgatcatatatatacacacacatgcacacacaccaaacacacacagacacacataaacacacatacacataaacacacacacacacacacacacacacagacacacaaataaacacacacacacacacacacacacacacacacacacacacacacacacacacacacacacacacacacacacacacacacacacacacacacacacatacatacacaaacacacacgtacactcgcacacatactcatatgtatgaatatatgtatatacaaatatatatatatatatatatatatatatatatatatatatatatatatatatatatatatatatatatatatacatgaatgtatataaccatatctatgtatccaaatatgtatgtatgtatctatgcatatatctacacacacgcacacacgcacacacacacacacacctacacacacacacacacacacacacacacacacacacacacacacacacacacacacacacacacacacacacacacacacacacacacatatatatatatatatatatatatatatatatatatatatatatatatatatatatatatatatttatacatgttcttttttttctttattaacatgtatgtatgtatgtgtgtgtgtgtgtgtgtttgtgtgtgcgtgtgtatgtgtgtgtgcgtgtgtgtgcgtgtgcgtgcgtgtgtgtgtgtgtgtgtgtgtgtgtgtgtgtgtgtgtgtgtgtgtgtgtgtgtgtgtgtgtgtgtgtgtgtgtgcgtgtgtgtgtgtgtgtagatatatgcatagatacatacatacatatttggatacatagatatggttatatacattcatgtatatatatatatatatatatatatatatatatatatatatatatatatatatatatttgtatatacatatattcatacatatgagtatgtgtgcgagtgtacgtgtgtatgtgtgtgtgcgtgtgtgtgcgtgtgtgtgcgtg includes:
- the LOC113799930 gene encoding uncharacterized protein isoform X1 — its product is MACSIVLFVVIIVIFMCFLIAGLTVMASRLCKKQQRKKCPRVVVTFRPQPGSSSVFNSPFRPPTSGPPYTATTLPLRTAKYNAPLRLCPSPVIRFGSYSTPTVFDEKVPSHLGMIKYDQKVVPKSGVSWV
- the LOC113799930 gene encoding uncharacterized protein isoform X2 translates to MTPTIPVTRSLASLEFRQKQQRKKCPRVVVTFRPQPGSSSVFNSPFRPPTSGPPYTATTLPLRTAKYNAPLRLCPSPVIRFGSYSTPTVFDEKVPSHLGMIKYDQKVVPKSGVSWV